One window from the genome of Hyalangium ruber encodes:
- a CDS encoding aldehyde dehydrogenase family protein, which produces MRLVRTQETAETQRPLQEAFERLQARRWQQAQTDARERLARLERLKALLLDRREAMAEALYADFRKPRAEAESTELLPVLMELAHTLKHLKSWMKPRKVGTPLLLAGTSSEVRYEPKGVVLVLAPWNYPLALALNPLITAVAAGNCVMLKPSEKTPHTAAFIASLVQDTFDSSEVAVVQGGPEVGDALLRLPFDHIFFTGGPRIGRKVMEAAARHLSSVTLELGGKSPAVVDATADVKAAAERIIWGKFLNAGQTCIAPDYVYVHASKEEAFLSEVKEALERFYGKTEEARRASPDLCRLVDAAAFTRVRGLLDRTVTAGARVVAGGVVDEESRYIAPTVLADVTEEAAVMEEEIFGPVLPVLRYEKPEKVVETIRGGGKPLALYLFSQDEDAVERLLRQTSAGGTMVNNVVIHITNPNLPFGGTGQSGMGAYHGEAGFRELSHARSVMRQGRASLAHFFFPPYTGKAQQLARLASRLFE; this is translated from the coding sequence ATGCGCCTCGTCAGGACCCAAGAAACGGCGGAGACCCAGCGTCCGCTGCAGGAAGCTTTCGAGCGGCTCCAGGCGCGCCGATGGCAGCAGGCCCAGACGGACGCCCGGGAGCGCCTGGCCCGGTTGGAGCGATTGAAGGCCCTGCTGCTGGATCGGCGCGAGGCGATGGCGGAGGCGCTCTACGCGGACTTCCGCAAGCCGCGCGCCGAGGCGGAGAGCACCGAGCTGCTGCCCGTGCTGATGGAGCTGGCGCACACGCTCAAGCACCTGAAGTCCTGGATGAAGCCACGCAAGGTGGGCACGCCGCTGCTGCTGGCGGGGACGAGCAGCGAGGTGCGCTACGAGCCCAAGGGCGTGGTGCTGGTGCTGGCGCCGTGGAACTACCCGCTGGCCCTGGCCCTCAACCCGTTGATTACAGCGGTGGCGGCGGGCAACTGCGTGATGCTCAAGCCCAGCGAGAAGACGCCGCACACGGCGGCCTTCATCGCGTCGCTGGTGCAGGACACCTTCGACTCCTCCGAGGTGGCGGTGGTGCAGGGAGGTCCGGAGGTGGGTGACGCGCTGCTGCGGCTGCCGTTCGACCACATCTTCTTCACGGGCGGGCCGCGCATCGGCCGCAAGGTGATGGAGGCGGCGGCGCGGCACCTGTCCAGCGTGACGCTGGAGCTGGGCGGCAAGTCCCCGGCGGTGGTGGACGCGACGGCGGATGTGAAGGCGGCGGCCGAACGCATCATCTGGGGCAAGTTCCTCAACGCGGGACAAACGTGCATCGCGCCGGACTACGTGTACGTGCATGCCTCGAAGGAGGAGGCGTTCCTCTCCGAGGTGAAGGAGGCGCTGGAGCGCTTCTACGGGAAGACGGAGGAGGCGCGCCGGGCGAGCCCGGACCTGTGCCGGCTGGTGGACGCCGCGGCGTTCACGCGGGTGCGCGGGCTGCTGGACCGGACGGTGACCGCGGGAGCGCGGGTGGTGGCCGGGGGCGTGGTGGATGAGGAGAGCCGCTACATCGCGCCCACCGTGCTGGCGGATGTGACGGAAGAGGCGGCGGTGATGGAGGAGGAGATCTTCGGTCCGGTGCTGCCGGTGCTGCGCTACGAGAAGCCGGAGAAGGTGGTGGAGACGATTCGCGGCGGAGGCAAGCCGCTGGCGCTCTACCTCTTCAGCCAGGACGAGGACGCGGTGGAGCGACTGCTGCGGCAGACGTCCGCGGGCGGGACGATGGTGAACAACGTGGTCATCCACATCACCAACCCGAACCTGCCCTTCGGAGGCACGGGGCAGAGCGGAATGGGCGCCTACCACGGCGAGGCGGGCTTCCGGGAGCTGAGCCACGCCCGGTCGGTCATGCGGCAGGGGCGCGCGTCCCTGGCCCACTTCTTCTTCCCGCCCTACACGGGCAAGGCGCAGCAGCTGGCACGGCTCGCCAGTCGCCTGTTCGAGTAA
- a CDS encoding protein kinase domain-containing protein yields MTPSPRVYATPPPLREAEPPIDLVGKHLGPYLVVRKLGSGGMGTVYLAEQTRIGARVALKVLHPHLGQDASLRARFYAEARTVNLVGHPNIVRIFDISEAPGGLHYFVMEYLEGVPLSQLSRPMEPQLLAHLLEQACDALDAAHRAGVVHRDLKPDNLFVVRREGQLPSLKVLDFGVAKARGPKPQPALTVVGTVLGTPAYMSPEQWTGQSVDGRSDIYALGVTAYLVATGRLPYPRGQMAELLLSFTAPGPVPPHTLNPRIPVGLSEAILRALARRPEERFATAFDFKQAVLAGVNAPPPPAPKPMLGELESSPRGQTPVPMSTVCLRTPRAHVSRPEAGPSRSWVARVHRRSGTGEVEVQCIELSRGGLFMCCAEPFPRLFSRLEFTLLLEGETVECVGEVVRHVESAQASTWGMPPGVGLQFINPSPRLREYLLRLRPNRPSTAQAPVALAQECPLL; encoded by the coding sequence GTGACACCTTCTCCCCGTGTCTACGCGACACCGCCCCCGCTGCGAGAGGCCGAGCCACCGATCGACCTGGTGGGCAAGCACCTGGGGCCCTACCTCGTGGTGCGCAAGCTGGGCTCGGGCGGCATGGGCACGGTGTACCTGGCGGAGCAGACGCGCATCGGCGCGCGGGTGGCGCTCAAGGTGCTGCACCCGCACCTGGGCCAGGACGCGAGCCTGCGCGCGCGCTTCTACGCCGAGGCCCGCACGGTGAACCTGGTGGGCCACCCCAACATCGTCCGCATCTTCGACATCAGCGAGGCGCCCGGCGGCCTGCACTACTTCGTCATGGAGTACCTGGAGGGCGTGCCGCTGTCCCAGCTGTCCCGGCCGATGGAGCCGCAGTTGCTGGCGCACCTGCTCGAGCAGGCGTGTGACGCGCTGGACGCCGCGCACCGCGCCGGGGTGGTGCATCGCGACCTCAAGCCGGACAACCTCTTCGTGGTGCGGCGCGAGGGGCAGCTGCCCTCGCTGAAGGTGCTCGACTTCGGCGTGGCCAAGGCGCGTGGGCCCAAGCCGCAGCCTGCGCTGACGGTGGTGGGCACCGTGCTGGGGACTCCGGCGTACATGTCTCCCGAGCAGTGGACGGGGCAGTCCGTGGACGGGCGCTCCGACATCTACGCGCTGGGAGTGACGGCGTACCTGGTGGCCACCGGGCGGCTGCCCTACCCGCGCGGCCAGATGGCGGAGCTGCTGCTGTCCTTCACGGCGCCGGGGCCGGTGCCACCGCACACGCTCAACCCGCGCATTCCCGTGGGGCTCTCCGAGGCCATCCTCCGCGCGCTGGCGCGGCGCCCGGAGGAGCGCTTCGCCACCGCGTTCGACTTCAAGCAGGCCGTGCTGGCCGGGGTGAACGCCCCGCCTCCGCCCGCGCCCAAGCCCATGCTCGGCGAGCTGGAGTCCTCTCCGCGAGGCCAGACGCCGGTGCCCATGTCCACCGTCTGTCTGCGCACGCCCCGGGCGCACGTGTCCCGCCCCGAGGCCGGGCCCTCCCGAAGCTGGGTGGCCCGCGTCCACCGCCGCAGCGGCACCGGAGAGGTGGAGGTGCAGTGCATCGAGCTGAGCCGGGGCGGCCTCTTCATGTGCTGCGCCGAGCCCTTCCCCCGCCTCTTCAGCCGGCTCGAGTTCACCCTGCTGCTCGAGGGAGAGACCGTCGAGTGCGTCGGCGAAGTCGTCCGGCACGTCGAGTCCGCGCAGGCGAGCACCTGGGGCATGCCGCCGGGCGTGGGGCTCCAGTTCATCAACCCCTCCCCGCGGCTGCGCGAGTACCTCCTGCGGCTGCGTCCCAACCGTCCCTCCACCGCCCAGGCCCCCGTGGCCCTGGCCCAAGAGTGTCCGCTGCTCTAG
- a CDS encoding neutral/alkaline ceramidase has protein sequence MRRACPRLTPVLALALVLATGCWPWSGSKPTPDPGPVEPGGPGLGGACAGNQRFLIGSGLYDITGPAAEVGMMGYAMVDQQTQGIHLRLRSRAFVIHSPCNEKRVVFVSADLGQLFQAVKQQVVERLRSRYGNLYTDANVLLSATHTHSGPGGYSHYALYDLTTFGFIPQNFEVIVEGIVQSIVRAHENLGEGSLRMAAGELLDTSINRSPEAYQRNPAEERARYPHDTDKRMTLVRFTQSDGREIGLINWFAVHATSMGNDNHLISGDNKGYASALFEDAMGTLYTPKGPTFVAAFAQSNEGDVTPNILGGTHGGGANDFEDTALSARKQYTRASELHASATTSLTGGVDYRHLYVKMDEVSVEPGFADGQRRGTCPAAIGVSMLAGAEDGPGFGREGVSCPTARDLFGGFVCAVSSTECQAEKPIVLQMGTMKPYPWSPEVLPLQLVTVGNLALVAVPFELTTMSGRRLRETVRERLAPAGITEVVIAGLSNAYSGYVTTREEYAKQDYEGASTHFGPWTLAALQQEFARLAEALRANTPVAPGPTPRDLRKDVIGLQPGVVFDDKPIWTSFGDVVHGKDARASYQRGETVSVTFWSGHPKNDLRTQGSFLRAQRREGLGWKDVAYDWDWETKYRWKRESCLPLLGCSHVTGEWTLPENTPAGTYRLLHGGQWKSGWDGKAHPYTGISREFTVP, from the coding sequence ATGCGCCGTGCCTGTCCTCGTCTCACCCCGGTGCTCGCGCTGGCGCTCGTACTGGCGACGGGGTGTTGGCCGTGGTCCGGCTCGAAGCCCACGCCGGATCCCGGCCCGGTAGAGCCAGGCGGTCCGGGCCTGGGGGGCGCGTGCGCGGGCAACCAGCGCTTCCTCATCGGCAGCGGCCTCTATGACATCACCGGGCCGGCCGCCGAGGTGGGGATGATGGGCTACGCGATGGTGGATCAACAGACGCAAGGCATCCACCTGCGCCTGCGCTCGCGGGCCTTCGTCATCCACTCGCCGTGCAACGAGAAGCGCGTCGTCTTCGTGAGCGCGGACCTGGGGCAGCTCTTCCAGGCGGTGAAGCAGCAGGTGGTGGAGCGGCTGCGCTCGCGCTACGGCAACCTCTATACGGACGCCAACGTGCTGCTGAGCGCCACGCACACGCACTCGGGCCCGGGCGGCTACTCGCACTATGCCCTCTATGATTTGACGACCTTCGGCTTCATCCCCCAGAACTTCGAGGTCATCGTCGAGGGCATCGTCCAGTCCATCGTCCGCGCCCATGAGAACCTGGGCGAGGGCTCCCTGCGCATGGCGGCCGGGGAGCTGCTGGACACCAGCATCAACCGCTCCCCGGAGGCCTACCAGCGCAACCCGGCGGAGGAGCGCGCGCGCTACCCCCACGACACCGACAAGCGCATGACGCTGGTGCGCTTCACCCAGAGCGACGGGCGGGAGATCGGCCTCATCAACTGGTTCGCCGTACACGCCACGTCCATGGGCAACGACAACCACCTCATCAGCGGCGACAACAAGGGCTATGCCTCCGCCCTCTTCGAGGACGCGATGGGCACGCTGTACACGCCGAAGGGGCCCACCTTCGTGGCTGCCTTCGCGCAGAGCAACGAGGGAGACGTGACGCCCAACATCCTGGGCGGCACCCACGGCGGAGGCGCCAACGACTTCGAGGACACGGCGCTCTCCGCGCGCAAGCAGTACACGCGAGCCTCCGAGCTTCATGCGAGCGCCACCACGTCGCTCACCGGCGGCGTGGACTACCGGCACCTGTACGTGAAGATGGATGAGGTGTCGGTGGAGCCGGGCTTCGCGGATGGGCAGCGGCGCGGCACGTGCCCGGCCGCCATTGGCGTGTCCATGCTCGCGGGCGCCGAGGATGGGCCGGGCTTTGGCCGCGAGGGCGTCTCCTGCCCCACCGCCCGGGACTTGTTCGGTGGCTTCGTCTGCGCCGTCTCGAGCACCGAGTGCCAGGCGGAGAAGCCCATCGTGCTGCAGATGGGGACGATGAAGCCCTACCCGTGGAGCCCCGAGGTGCTGCCCCTGCAGCTCGTCACCGTGGGCAACCTGGCGCTGGTGGCCGTGCCCTTCGAGCTGACCACCATGTCCGGGCGCCGCCTGCGTGAGACGGTGCGCGAGCGGCTGGCGCCCGCCGGCATCACCGAGGTCGTCATCGCCGGCCTGTCCAACGCCTACTCGGGCTATGTCACCACGCGCGAGGAGTACGCGAAGCAGGACTATGAGGGCGCCTCCACCCACTTCGGTCCGTGGACGCTGGCGGCGCTGCAGCAGGAGTTCGCCCGGCTGGCCGAGGCGCTCCGGGCCAACACGCCCGTGGCGCCGGGGCCTACGCCGAGGGACCTGCGCAAGGACGTCATCGGCCTGCAGCCCGGGGTGGTGTTCGACGACAAGCCCATCTGGACCTCCTTCGGAGACGTCGTCCACGGCAAGGACGCGCGCGCCTCCTACCAGCGCGGCGAGACGGTGAGCGTCACCTTCTGGAGCGGCCACCCGAAGAACGACCTGCGCACCCAGGGCAGCTTCCTGCGGGCCCAGCGGCGCGAGGGCCTCGGGTGGAAGGATGTGGCGTACGACTGGGACTGGGAGACGAAGTACCGCTGGAAGCGTGAGAGCTGCCTGCCCCTGCTGGGGTGCTCACACGTCACGGGGGAGTGGACCCTCCCCGAGAACACGCCCGCGGGCACCTACCGCCTGCTGCACGGCGGCCAGTGGAAGTCCGGGTGGGACGGCAAGGCGCATCCTTATACCGGCATCTCCCGCGAGTTCACCGTGCCGTGA
- a CDS encoding phosphotransferase: MLLSEPEVLGAGARSHVVRARVVGGEVQSVVLKHFREEPVCGLDDWAGTLFLTRRGIPGSPRFLAGSEEARLFVMEDLGRGQSLDSLFRGDDPQIASSALLSIVRLTAELHVRTLGAQAEYDAVRQAVEPRHERVRIENARYLVDNASRLSRWVEAVGAQEAPGTLADLEQLSRTLADPGPFLAFTHGDMAPSNTVFTRDGPHLVDFEYAGMRHALYDALMWLISVPLPEELSTRADVAYRLVLAQGCEAARVDSEYARACATVVAARTVNVFQWISPKALERDREWAPGFTERNALLHHLERCRLLLEPLNPVPALASTLASLEARLRERWTVEPFVWPALR, encoded by the coding sequence GTGCTCCTCAGCGAGCCCGAGGTGCTCGGTGCGGGGGCTCGCAGCCACGTGGTGCGCGCCCGCGTCGTCGGCGGCGAGGTGCAGAGCGTCGTCCTCAAGCACTTCCGGGAAGAGCCCGTGTGCGGGCTCGATGACTGGGCGGGCACCCTCTTCCTCACCCGGCGCGGCATCCCCGGCAGCCCGCGCTTCCTGGCCGGCAGCGAGGAGGCGCGCCTCTTCGTCATGGAGGACCTCGGCCGGGGCCAGAGCCTCGACTCCCTGTTTCGCGGCGACGACCCGCAGATCGCCAGCAGTGCCTTGCTCTCCATCGTCCGGCTCACCGCCGAGCTCCACGTGCGCACGCTGGGCGCGCAAGCCGAGTACGACGCCGTGCGCCAGGCCGTGGAGCCCCGCCACGAGCGGGTGCGCATCGAGAACGCGCGCTACCTCGTGGACAACGCCAGCCGGCTGAGTCGCTGGGTCGAGGCCGTGGGCGCGCAAGAGGCGCCGGGCACGCTCGCGGACCTGGAGCAGCTCTCGCGTACGCTCGCGGATCCCGGGCCCTTCCTCGCCTTCACCCACGGGGACATGGCGCCCAGCAACACGGTCTTCACCCGCGACGGCCCGCACCTCGTGGACTTCGAATACGCGGGCATGCGCCACGCGCTTTATGACGCGCTGATGTGGCTCATCTCCGTGCCGCTGCCGGAAGAGCTCTCCACGCGCGCGGACGTCGCCTACCGCCTCGTGCTGGCGCAGGGCTGCGAGGCGGCCCGGGTGGACTCCGAGTACGCCCGCGCATGCGCCACGGTGGTCGCCGCGCGCACGGTGAACGTCTTCCAGTGGATCTCTCCCAAGGCCCTGGAGCGGGACCGCGAGTGGGCGCCGGGCTTCACCGAGCGCAACGCGCTGCTGCACCACCTCGAGCGCTGCCGCCTGCTGCTGGAGCCCCTCAACCCCGTGCCCGCGCTGGCAAGCACCCTCGCGTCGCTGGAGGCGCGCCTGCGCGAGCGCTGGACGGTGGAGCCCTTCGTCTGGCCCGCGCTCCGCTGA
- a CDS encoding gluconokinase: MVIILMGVAGAGKTTLGKRLAEALGWRFLEGDDFHPPENVAKMASGVPLTDVDRAPWLERLRGLIAEAVTRGEDLVVACSGLRRSYRLLLTVDPSRVRWVYLSAPREEIARRLKLRQGHFMPPSLLDSQFETLEAPEDALEVDVAREPEEVVAAIRAGLKV, from the coding sequence ATGGTGATCATCCTCATGGGAGTGGCGGGAGCGGGGAAGACGACGCTGGGCAAGCGGCTGGCGGAGGCCCTGGGGTGGCGCTTCCTGGAGGGAGACGATTTCCACCCGCCGGAGAACGTGGCGAAGATGGCTTCGGGGGTGCCGCTGACGGACGTGGATCGCGCCCCGTGGCTGGAGCGGCTGCGCGGGCTCATCGCGGAGGCGGTGACGCGAGGCGAGGACCTGGTGGTGGCCTGCTCGGGGCTGCGGCGGAGCTACCGGCTGCTGCTCACGGTAGACCCCTCGCGGGTGCGGTGGGTGTACCTGAGCGCTCCTCGGGAGGAGATCGCCCGCCGGTTGAAGCTGCGCCAGGGACACTTCATGCCGCCGAGCCTGCTGGACAGCCAGTTCGAGACGCTGGAGGCGCCGGAGGACGCGCTGGAGGTGGATGTGGCGCGGGAGCCCGAGGAGGTGGTCGCCGCCATCCGGGCCGGGCTGAAGGTGTGA
- a CDS encoding DNA ligase: MADIANGEQLEVKGSGAKPYILKNTGGVYSCTCPAWRNQSVAIERRTCKHLRKIRGDAAEDARTQAAASGASASPSTNRARNRAAPASSASATSSDAKAPPVLLAHSWTNDTDLTGWWMSEKLDGVRAYWDGKRFLSRQGNPFYAPAWFTEKLPDYPLDGELFGGRKKFQRTVSVVRRQDQSDDWKELAFVIFDAPSLDAPFEERLAHCQQFVEDVAPPYAEWLEHQPCQSVKHLREELARVEGLGGEGLMLRQPGSRYEAGRSYTLLKVKSFHDDEARVIGHQPGAGRHKGRLGALEVELRNGTRFSVGTGLSDAERENPPGLGSIITFRYQELSNDGVPRFPSYVGVRIDAEPWKPTARGKRA, from the coding sequence GTGGCCGATATCGCGAATGGCGAGCAGCTCGAAGTCAAAGGTTCTGGCGCCAAGCCGTACATCCTGAAGAACACCGGCGGTGTGTACTCCTGCACCTGCCCCGCCTGGCGCAACCAGTCCGTGGCCATCGAGCGCCGCACCTGCAAGCACCTGCGCAAGATTCGCGGCGACGCGGCCGAGGACGCCCGCACCCAGGCGGCAGCCTCCGGCGCTTCGGCCAGCCCCTCCACCAACCGCGCCCGGAACCGCGCCGCGCCGGCCTCGAGCGCCAGCGCCACGTCGAGCGACGCCAAGGCCCCACCGGTGCTGCTGGCCCACTCGTGGACGAACGACACGGACCTCACCGGCTGGTGGATGAGCGAGAAGCTCGATGGCGTGCGCGCCTACTGGGACGGCAAGCGCTTCCTGTCGCGCCAGGGCAATCCCTTCTACGCCCCGGCCTGGTTCACCGAGAAGCTGCCGGATTACCCGCTGGATGGGGAGCTGTTCGGCGGGCGAAAGAAGTTCCAGCGCACCGTCAGCGTCGTGCGGCGGCAGGACCAGAGCGACGATTGGAAGGAGCTGGCCTTCGTCATCTTCGATGCGCCCTCGCTGGACGCTCCCTTCGAGGAGCGCCTCGCTCACTGCCAGCAGTTCGTGGAAGACGTGGCGCCGCCCTATGCCGAGTGGCTGGAGCACCAGCCCTGCCAGAGCGTGAAGCACCTGCGCGAGGAGCTGGCGCGCGTGGAGGGGCTCGGAGGCGAAGGGCTGATGCTGCGCCAGCCCGGCTCGCGCTACGAGGCAGGCCGCTCCTACACGCTGCTGAAGGTGAAGAGCTTCCATGACGACGAGGCGCGCGTCATCGGCCACCAGCCCGGTGCCGGCCGGCACAAGGGGCGGCTGGGTGCCCTCGAGGTGGAGCTGCGCAACGGCACCCGCTTCTCGGTGGGCACCGGCCTGTCCGACGCCGAGCGCGAGAACCCTCCCGGCCTCGGCAGCATCATCACCTTCCGCTACCAGGAGCTCTCCAACGACGGCGTGCCGCGCTTCCCCTCGTACGTGGGCGTGCGCATCGACGCCGAGCCCTGGAAGCCCACCGCCCGCGGCAAGCGCGCCTGA
- a CDS encoding aldehyde dehydrogenase family protein produces the protein MLENTKKPSTATPVPGGAPTEAAPTTAPAPRVAPVPEDFVDVTRVRAVFEAQRAHRWTMARTTASERIARLKKLKAAILARREALNQAVYADFRKPAAEVELTEMHPVMEELNHTVKHLKSWMKPTRVGTPLLLAGTKSVVRYEPKGVVLVLAPWNYPFALLINPLIAAVSAGNCVVLKPSEKTPHVAALLEELVREVFEEREVALLRGGAALGDALLELPFDHFFFTGSPRIGQKVMAAASRHLASVTLELGGKSPAIIDASADVKAAAERLMWGKFINAGQTCIAPDYVFVHASREKEFLEHARRTLASFYGSQETAWRESASFARLVDDGAFRRVRELLDRSVAAGARVETGGQADAGTRYLAPTLLSGVRPDMAIMEGEIFGPVLPVMTYEHREGVYAHINAGGKPLALYVFAEDKRAVEDVFQHTTSGGAVVNNVLLHIANPHLPFGGVGMSGLGHYHGQYGFKTFSHERAVLVQALPSAASLFFPPYDGKGLKGLAARLSRWLE, from the coding sequence ATGCTTGAGAACACGAAGAAGCCCTCCACCGCCACGCCCGTTCCGGGTGGCGCTCCGACCGAAGCGGCTCCCACGACCGCGCCGGCCCCTCGCGTGGCGCCCGTTCCCGAGGACTTCGTGGACGTGACGCGGGTGCGCGCGGTGTTCGAGGCGCAGCGGGCGCACCGCTGGACGATGGCGCGCACCACGGCCTCCGAGCGCATCGCCCGGCTCAAGAAGCTGAAGGCGGCCATCCTGGCGCGGCGCGAGGCGCTGAACCAGGCGGTGTACGCGGACTTCCGCAAGCCGGCGGCCGAGGTGGAGCTGACGGAGATGCACCCCGTGATGGAGGAGCTGAACCACACCGTCAAACACCTGAAGTCCTGGATGAAGCCCACGCGCGTGGGCACGCCGCTGCTGCTGGCGGGGACCAAGAGCGTGGTGCGCTACGAGCCCAAGGGCGTGGTGCTGGTGCTGGCGCCGTGGAACTACCCGTTCGCGCTGCTGATCAACCCGCTCATCGCGGCGGTGTCTGCGGGCAACTGCGTGGTGCTCAAGCCCAGCGAGAAGACGCCGCACGTGGCGGCGCTCCTGGAGGAGCTGGTGCGCGAGGTGTTCGAGGAGCGCGAGGTGGCGCTGCTGCGCGGCGGTGCGGCGCTGGGAGACGCGCTGCTGGAGCTGCCGTTCGACCACTTCTTCTTCACGGGCAGCCCGCGCATCGGCCAGAAGGTGATGGCGGCGGCCTCTCGGCATCTGGCCAGCGTGACGCTGGAGCTGGGTGGCAAGTCGCCCGCCATCATCGATGCCTCCGCGGACGTGAAGGCGGCGGCGGAGCGGCTGATGTGGGGCAAGTTCATCAACGCGGGGCAGACGTGCATCGCCCCGGACTACGTCTTCGTCCACGCCTCGCGGGAGAAGGAGTTCCTGGAGCACGCCCGGCGGACGCTGGCCTCCTTCTATGGCTCCCAGGAGACGGCATGGCGGGAGAGTGCCTCCTTCGCCCGGCTGGTGGACGACGGGGCCTTCCGCCGCGTGCGGGAGCTGCTCGATCGCTCGGTGGCCGCTGGGGCGCGCGTGGAGACCGGTGGGCAGGCGGATGCGGGGACGCGGTACCTGGCGCCCACCCTCCTCTCGGGCGTGCGGCCGGACATGGCCATCATGGAGGGGGAGATCTTCGGTCCGGTGTTGCCGGTGATGACGTACGAGCACCGGGAGGGTGTCTATGCCCACATCAACGCCGGGGGAAAGCCGCTGGCCCTCTACGTCTTCGCCGAGGACAAGCGCGCGGTGGAGGACGTCTTCCAGCACACCACCTCGGGTGGGGCGGTGGTGAACAACGTGCTGCTGCACATCGCCAACCCGCACCTGCCCTTCGGAGGCGTGGGAATGAGCGGCCTGGGCCACTACCACGGCCAGTACGGCTTCAAGACCTTCAGCCACGAGCGGGCGGTGTTGGTGCAGGCGCTGCCGTCGGCTGCCTCGCTTTTCTTCCCGCCCTATGACGGAAAGGGACTGAAGGGGCTTGCCGCCCGCCTGAGTCGTTGGCTTGAGTAG
- a CDS encoding phenylalanine--tRNA ligase beta subunit-related protein, translating into MLTVDPHPLLDALAFTTTFPEPLSARPSPDWLTALLKPDASAPLSSDDAVRGAVRDLLRHGGYKPTGRGKPASEYLVRAAGDGSLGSINAAVDACNAVSLHSGLPISVVDLDRAKAPFRLGIAPAGSEYIFNASGQTIDLSGLLCLFDAEGPCANAVKDAQRTKTNADTRRTLTVLWGTQALGDRTARTFSWYRELLERLGATVERIS; encoded by the coding sequence GTGCTGACCGTCGACCCTCATCCCCTCCTGGACGCCCTCGCCTTCACCACCACGTTCCCGGAGCCCCTGTCCGCGCGGCCCTCGCCGGACTGGCTGACCGCGCTGCTCAAGCCGGATGCCTCCGCGCCCCTGAGCAGCGATGACGCCGTGCGCGGCGCCGTGCGCGACCTGCTGCGCCACGGCGGCTACAAGCCCACCGGCCGGGGCAAGCCCGCCTCCGAGTACCTCGTGCGCGCCGCCGGAGATGGCTCCCTCGGCTCCATCAACGCCGCCGTGGATGCCTGCAACGCCGTGTCCCTCCACAGCGGCCTGCCCATCAGCGTGGTGGACCTCGACCGGGCCAAGGCGCCCTTCCGCCTCGGCATCGCGCCGGCTGGCTCCGAGTACATCTTCAACGCGTCCGGGCAGACCATCGACCTGAGCGGCCTGCTGTGCCTCTTCGACGCCGAGGGCCCCTGCGCCAACGCGGTGAAGGACGCCCAGCGCACCAAGACGAACGCGGACACCCGCCGCACCCTCACCGTCCTCTGGGGCACCCAGGCCCTGGGCGACCGCACCGCCCGCACCTTCTCGTGGTACCGCGAGCTGCTCGAGCGCCTCGGGGCTACCGTGGAGCGCATATCCTGA